Proteins encoded by one window of Roseibium sp. Sym1:
- a CDS encoding TonB-dependent receptor domain-containing protein, translating into MGLNSTFHSRLLGGVALWILANSGGALAQDTLPDPEETPAGPVLTAPSEEPVSLLQQIVISAGVPKVAIDTPQAVTVLDQEGLDARQARTIGDIFSEVPGVTPIGSNSVLGESINIRGIGEALSGDETRIIIQVDGVNKFFEQYRMGSFFSDPELYKQVEVLRGPASSTLYGSGAMGGVVTFTTKDAGDFLDPGDRLGGRVKTSWDSNGNGWLGSAIVAAEPVKNLELLGALNYRQSQDLTDGHGDKIDDSDFASVNGLIKARYTFGDNDDQSVFASYQNWSSNEDNQNYDQVAWGPDFGDVDRTVTDQTAILGYENAFTGNDLLDVKAQVSWSDTRVEQKNQDQLCVQFAPPPAPPTCYYPFGYNSEYSYETLQGKLDNVSTFQLGDSWMAYVTTGLDAQYQERRNPRDFGSYTRSGSGSHPEGETTNAGVYTQAEFVWNDRVTLIPGMRIDYANVHVGSYVDGTGNTVDLNQDKTRFGYSPKLAAMVKLSDWLGVFGSVAHTERLPSLDEVFSNYTVNAIEKEQSNNFEAGITLSFDDLVVGGDALRLKGTAFRNNITNYYASYWNGTDVVTEIIPKARYEGLELEASYRTGSVYGSLGASLIRGENVSTGGYMNAVPADNAFLRIGYVHQPWNLDFGWKGDFYAAQDRVGTDEDETAGYVLHNLYASWKPEEGHLAGSELRFNVDNIFDKSYRNHLSEDEGAGRSFKLSFAKKF; encoded by the coding sequence ATGGGGCTCAACTCGACCTTTCATTCCCGCCTTCTGGGCGGTGTCGCTCTTTGGATTCTGGCGAATAGTGGCGGAGCACTCGCCCAGGACACTCTGCCGGATCCGGAAGAGACGCCGGCAGGGCCGGTGCTCACGGCACCATCCGAAGAACCTGTTTCCCTGCTGCAGCAGATCGTGATCAGCGCCGGCGTCCCGAAGGTTGCCATCGACACGCCGCAGGCGGTTACGGTGCTTGACCAGGAAGGCCTCGACGCCCGGCAGGCGCGCACCATCGGCGACATCTTCAGCGAGGTTCCGGGTGTCACGCCGATCGGCTCGAATTCCGTGCTGGGCGAAAGCATCAACATTCGCGGCATCGGCGAAGCGCTTTCGGGCGACGAGACCCGCATCATCATCCAGGTCGACGGCGTCAACAAGTTCTTCGAGCAGTACCGGATGGGGTCCTTCTTCTCCGATCCGGAGCTGTACAAGCAGGTCGAGGTCCTGCGCGGCCCCGCCTCGTCGACGCTCTACGGCTCGGGTGCGATGGGGGGCGTGGTTACCTTCACCACCAAGGATGCCGGCGACTTCCTCGATCCGGGCGACAGGCTCGGCGGGCGTGTGAAGACAAGCTGGGATTCCAACGGCAATGGCTGGCTCGGCAGCGCCATCGTCGCGGCGGAGCCGGTGAAGAACCTGGAACTGCTCGGGGCCCTCAACTATCGCCAGTCCCAGGACCTCACCGACGGCCACGGGGACAAGATCGACGATTCGGACTTCGCGTCCGTCAACGGGCTGATCAAGGCGCGTTACACGTTCGGCGACAATGACGACCAGTCGGTCTTCGCCAGCTACCAGAACTGGTCGAGCAACGAGGACAACCAGAACTACGACCAGGTTGCCTGGGGCCCCGATTTCGGCGATGTCGACCGGACCGTCACCGACCAGACGGCCATCCTCGGCTACGAAAACGCCTTCACCGGCAACGACCTCCTGGACGTGAAGGCCCAGGTGAGCTGGTCCGACACAAGGGTCGAACAGAAGAACCAGGACCAGCTCTGCGTCCAGTTCGCGCCGCCTCCGGCACCGCCGACCTGCTACTATCCCTTCGGCTACAACTCTGAATATTCCTACGAGACCTTGCAGGGCAAGCTCGACAACGTGTCCACATTCCAGCTGGGCGACAGCTGGATGGCCTATGTCACCACCGGTCTTGATGCCCAGTACCAGGAACGGCGCAACCCGCGCGACTTCGGCTCCTATACGCGAAGCGGCTCCGGCTCCCACCCGGAAGGCGAGACCACGAATGCCGGTGTCTACACCCAGGCGGAATTCGTCTGGAACGACCGTGTCACCCTGATCCCGGGCATGCGCATCGACTACGCCAATGTCCATGTCGGCAGCTATGTCGACGGCACCGGCAACACGGTCGACCTGAACCAGGACAAGACGAGGTTCGGCTACTCACCGAAACTGGCCGCCATGGTCAAGCTGAGCGACTGGCTCGGCGTGTTCGGGTCGGTTGCCCATACCGAGCGGCTGCCGTCGCTCGACGAGGTCTTTTCCAACTACACGGTCAATGCCATCGAGAAGGAACAGTCGAACAATTTCGAGGCGGGGATCACGCTCTCCTTCGACGATCTCGTTGTTGGCGGCGACGCGCTCCGCCTCAAGGGAACCGCGTTCCGGAACAACATCACCAACTATTACGCCAGCTACTGGAACGGCACCGATGTGGTCACCGAGATCATTCCGAAGGCCCGTTACGAAGGCCTGGAACTGGAGGCGTCCTACCGCACCGGAAGCGTCTACGGCTCGCTCGGCGCATCGCTGATCCGGGGAGAAAATGTCAGCACCGGCGGTTACATGAACGCCGTTCCCGCAGACAACGCCTTCCTCAGGATCGGCTATGTACACCAGCCATGGAATCTCGATTTCGGCTGGAAGGGCGACTTCTACGCCGCCCAGGACAGGGTCGGCACCGACGAGGACGAAACCGCCGGCTACGTGCTGCACAATCTCTACGCCTCCTGGAAACCCGAGGAAGGCCATCTTGCCGGCAGCGAGCTCCGGTTCAACGTCGACAACATCTTCGACAAGTCCTACCGCAATCATCTCAGCGAAGACGAAGGCGCAGGCCGGAGTTTCAAGCTGAGCTTCGCCAAGAAGTTCTGA
- a CDS encoding heme/hemin ABC transporter substrate-binding protein, producing the protein MSRLFSNRLLGIAAAIALTGTALFLPEKPLLAGDDAPVDARRIVAVGGSVTEVVFALGEQHRLIARDTTSTFPSEANTLPDVGYIRALSPEGVLSVDPDLILMLEGSGPPEAVEVLEKSGIAIARVPEAYTGEGIVAKVRTVGEALGVSGRAEPLARKLEADLAAAREDAGDRSAGIRVLFILSTRGGRILASGTGTAADGILKLAGATNAVSDFTGYKQLSDEAILSAAPDVVLMMDRTGDHGASADELFSHPALGKTPAGKHKRLVTMGGQYLLGFGPRTAEAVRDLAARLAETRG; encoded by the coding sequence ATGAGCCGTCTATTTTCCAACCGCCTTCTGGGGATCGCCGCTGCCATCGCCTTGACGGGTACCGCGCTGTTCCTTCCGGAAAAACCGCTCTTGGCGGGCGACGATGCCCCGGTTGACGCCCGGCGGATCGTTGCTGTCGGCGGCTCGGTGACCGAGGTCGTCTTTGCACTCGGTGAGCAGCACCGGCTGATCGCGCGGGACACCACGAGCACCTTTCCGTCAGAGGCGAACACCCTGCCGGATGTCGGTTACATCCGCGCGCTGTCGCCGGAAGGCGTGCTGTCCGTCGATCCGGATCTGATCCTGATGCTGGAGGGAAGCGGGCCGCCCGAGGCCGTGGAGGTCCTGGAGAAATCCGGGATCGCCATCGCCAGGGTGCCGGAAGCCTATACCGGGGAAGGCATCGTCGCCAAGGTTCGTACCGTCGGGGAGGCCCTGGGCGTCTCGGGTCGTGCCGAACCTCTGGCCAGAAAACTGGAAGCGGATCTAGCGGCGGCCCGTGAGGATGCCGGCGACAGGTCGGCTGGCATCCGTGTCCTGTTCATCCTCTCCACCAGGGGGGGACGCATCCTGGCCTCGGGCACCGGCACCGCGGCCGACGGCATTCTGAAACTGGCGGGGGCGACCAACGCCGTTTCCGATTTTACCGGCTACAAGCAACTGAGCGACGAAGCGATCCTCAGTGCAGCACCCGACGTGGTGCTGATGATGGACAGGACCGGCGATCATGGCGCCAGTGCCGATGAACTGTTCAGCCATCCCGCACTTGGCAAGACGCCGGCCGGCAAGCACAAGCGCCTTGTCACCATGGGCGGCCAGTACCTGCTCGGGTTCGGCCCGCGCACGGCCGAGGCCGTCCGGGACCTTGCCGCCCGGCTCGCCGAGACCCGGGGCTGA
- a CDS encoding hemin-degrading factor produces MKADPNSPETRPGAAEIREARARNPKMRERDLAHSLDVTEAELVASFVGHGVKRIAPRFDDLFPGLQGVGEVMALTRNESAVHEKIGPFEKFVNGKRAALMLGEQIDTRMFPASWVHGFAVEKSDGKDVRRSLQFFDAHGEAVQKIHARPDTDRAAWDRLVETLLLDDQTPDRLPEVTEAEPFVRKRPVDGAEAQLRERWQAMSDPHQFHGMLRDLDLDRISAFELAGDDWAWPLDRGAVPALLRLAASESIPIMCFVGNRGCIQIHSGAVATVMDKGPWINVMDPTFHLHLRTDHIHEVWAVRKPADVGHVTSVEAYDSDGRQIIQFFGVRGEGNRERSDWRGLAENLPKLDRAIQLGAAE; encoded by the coding sequence ATGAAAGCCGATCCGAATTCTCCAGAAACCAGGCCGGGTGCGGCGGAAATCCGTGAGGCCCGCGCGCGCAATCCGAAAATGCGGGAACGGGATCTGGCCCACAGTCTCGATGTCACGGAAGCCGAGCTGGTCGCAAGTTTTGTCGGTCACGGCGTGAAACGGATCGCACCGCGTTTCGACGATCTCTTTCCGGGCCTGCAGGGTGTCGGCGAGGTGATGGCGCTGACACGCAATGAAAGCGCCGTGCATGAGAAGATCGGCCCGTTCGAGAAGTTTGTGAACGGCAAGCGCGCCGCCCTGATGCTGGGTGAGCAGATCGACACACGCATGTTTCCGGCCAGTTGGGTGCATGGCTTCGCCGTGGAGAAATCCGACGGCAAGGACGTGCGCCGTTCCCTGCAATTCTTCGATGCGCATGGCGAGGCGGTGCAGAAGATCCATGCCCGCCCCGACACCGATCGTGCCGCCTGGGACAGGCTGGTGGAGACCCTGTTGCTGGACGACCAGACGCCAGATCGCTTGCCGGAGGTGACGGAGGCCGAACCGTTTGTCCGCAAGCGGCCCGTCGACGGCGCGGAGGCGCAGTTGCGCGAGCGCTGGCAGGCCATGAGCGATCCGCACCAGTTTCATGGCATGCTCAGGGATCTCGATCTCGACCGGATCAGCGCCTTCGAACTGGCCGGTGACGACTGGGCCTGGCCACTGGATCGGGGGGCTGTCCCCGCGCTGCTGCGCCTGGCGGCGTCAGAGAGCATTCCGATCATGTGTTTCGTCGGCAACAGGGGGTGCATCCAGATCCATTCCGGCGCCGTAGCAACCGTGATGGATAAGGGGCCATGGATCAACGTGATGGATCCGACCTTCCATCTCCATCTGAGAACCGACCACATTCACGAGGTCTGGGCAGTGCGCAAACCGGCCGATGTCGGTCATGTCACGTCCGTCGAGGCCTATGACAGCGACGGACGGCAGATCATCCAGTTCTTCGGCGTGCGCGGCGAAGGCAACCGGGAACGGTCCGACTGGCGGGGTCTTGCCGAGAACCTTCCGAAACTCGATCGTGCCATCCAGCTGGGAGCCGCGGAATGA
- a CDS encoding heme ABC transporter ATP-binding protein, whose protein sequence is MYHHSSIEMTSPTDGLVVERVGISAGRTRIVRDLSFQAGAGELLAIIGPSGSGKTTLMRAMTGELAYDGSIALGGRDVNEIAPETLASLRGVLPQASQISFPLNVAEVIGLGLIDRGTVRQTRARRTAEALDRVGLAGFEGRTYQDLSGGEQQRVQLARVLCQVWEPLPVDAPPRWLFLDEPVSSLDIRHQVQIMSLARDYAARGGGVVAVLHDLNLTAAFADRVLVMRKGERLAFGARDQVMRPELLTRAYDFPLEILHRKEGRSVIVPAEL, encoded by the coding sequence ATGTATCATCACTCCTCCATCGAAATGACGTCGCCGACAGACGGGCTAGTGGTTGAACGCGTCGGGATCTCGGCCGGCCGGACACGGATCGTCAGGGATCTCTCGTTTCAGGCCGGGGCCGGCGAGTTGCTGGCGATCATCGGGCCGAGCGGATCGGGCAAGACAACGCTGATGCGGGCCATGACCGGTGAATTGGCCTATGACGGTTCGATTGCGCTCGGCGGCCGGGACGTCAATGAGATTGCTCCCGAAACCCTGGCCTCCCTGCGGGGAGTATTGCCGCAGGCAAGCCAGATTTCCTTTCCGCTCAATGTCGCCGAAGTGATCGGCCTCGGACTGATCGACAGGGGCACGGTTCGCCAGACGCGTGCGCGGCGCACAGCCGAGGCCCTGGACCGGGTCGGCCTGGCGGGGTTCGAGGGCAGGACCTACCAGGACCTTTCCGGCGGCGAACAGCAGCGGGTGCAGCTGGCGAGGGTGCTGTGCCAGGTCTGGGAACCGCTGCCGGTGGACGCTCCGCCGCGCTGGCTGTTCCTCGACGAACCGGTCTCCAGCCTCGACATCAGGCACCAGGTCCAGATCATGAGTCTCGCGCGGGACTATGCCGCCCGGGGCGGCGGCGTCGTCGCCGTCCTGCATGATCTCAACCTGACGGCGGCCTTTGCCGACCGGGTCCTGGTCATGCGCAAGGGAGAACGTCTCGCCTTCGGCGCGCGCGATCAGGTGATGCGTCCCGAGCTGCTGACACGGGCCTATGACTTTCCGCTTGAGATCCTGCACCGGAAGGAAGGGCGGTCCGTGATCGTGCCGGCGGAGTTATGA
- a CDS encoding ABC transporter substrate-binding protein, with protein sequence MTLRFLTAAWVAAFVLLGLGAARAQEMIRVFGAAAPAQVLVLRSTTDIAVFGPVVDAFLAGRPGLQVRYEQWGSNELYRLGRQDCHSGRQGADVVISSGVHQMVKLVNEACAWSYSSRLTDRLPAPLRWRDELWGITREPAVMVYNRDLVPADDIPRTRFDLLDLLRPSGTRYAGRVATYDIEQSGLGYLFAFADAREASTFGALQESFGRSGAVSTCCSADIIRSVAEGRYLIAYNVLGSYAQGYQQQDDRIGIVLPSDYTLVLSRALMIPREAANKEAAEQFLDFLLSPEGVLALRTALLISPLLETDEGNEGESLSSTALRPIGLSPALMVALDALTRETFLRRWRATFPGP encoded by the coding sequence ATGACGCTGCGGTTTCTGACAGCCGCATGGGTCGCGGCCTTCGTTCTTCTTGGCCTTGGCGCCGCGCGCGCCCAGGAGATGATCCGGGTGTTCGGGGCGGCGGCGCCGGCGCAGGTTCTTGTCCTGCGCTCGACAACGGACATCGCCGTCTTCGGTCCGGTCGTCGACGCCTTCCTTGCCGGCCGGCCCGGCCTGCAGGTGCGCTACGAGCAGTGGGGCTCGAACGAGCTTTACCGTCTCGGCCGTCAGGACTGTCACAGCGGACGCCAGGGCGCCGACGTGGTCATCAGTTCCGGGGTGCACCAGATGGTCAAGCTGGTCAACGAGGCCTGTGCCTGGTCCTACAGTTCCCGCCTGACCGACCGGTTGCCGGCGCCGCTCAGGTGGCGCGACGAATTGTGGGGGATCACCCGGGAACCGGCGGTGATGGTCTATAACAGGGACCTGGTGCCTGCGGACGACATTCCCCGGACCCGCTTCGACCTGCTCGACCTGCTGCGTCCCTCCGGAACCCGCTATGCGGGACGGGTCGCGACCTATGACATCGAGCAGTCCGGCCTCGGTTACCTGTTTGCCTTCGCCGACGCACGCGAGGCCTCCACCTTCGGCGCCCTTCAGGAATCCTTCGGCCGGTCCGGGGCGGTCTCGACCTGCTGTTCGGCGGATATCATCCGGAGTGTTGCGGAAGGCCGCTACCTGATCGCCTACAACGTGCTTGGCTCCTACGCCCAGGGCTATCAGCAGCAGGACGACCGCATCGGCATCGTGCTGCCCTCCGACTACACGCTTGTGCTGTCACGGGCGCTGATGATCCCGCGGGAGGCCGCCAACAAGGAGGCGGCCGAACAGTTTCTCGATTTTCTGTTGTCGCCGGAAGGCGTGCTGGCGCTGAGAACGGCGCTGCTGATCAGCCCGCTTCTGGAAACGGACGAGGGCAACGAGGGCGAGTCGCTCAGCTCGACCGCGCTGCGCCCGATCGGCCTGTCGCCCGCCCTGATGGTGGCGCTCGACGCCCTGACCCGCGAGACCTTCCTGCGCCGCTGGCGCGCGACCTTTCCAGGTCCGTAG
- a CDS encoding FecCD family ABC transporter permease: MSLWPRSARVAALFGLTEAGDGNREPLARIVTGGLVLLTLAVMLGSLATGPIAVPVLDLLPHVPGHVLAAGDGAPDGVSLRDWIVVMDIRLPRLVLGALVGAALAVSGAVMQGLFRNPLADPGIVGVSAGAGLGAALFIVLGNAALAPVMALLGIYAVPLAAFAGGLVTTLLLYRIGTRGGITSVATLLLAGIALGALTGAMTGLLVYVADDQQLRDLQFWGLGSLAGSNWEKVLSAAPIILAMLVSVPFLARGLNALTLGEAAAAHLGVRVQRLKNLSILLVAAATGASVAVSGGIGFVGIVVPHLLRLTIGPDHRYLLPASGLLGASLLIAADTLARTIVAPAEMPIGIITAFAGAPFFLWILLRKRGLTGL, from the coding sequence ATGTCCCTATGGCCGCGTTCCGCAAGGGTGGCGGCCCTGTTCGGACTGACGGAGGCCGGCGATGGCAACCGGGAACCTCTTGCCCGGATTGTCACCGGCGGGCTCGTCCTGCTCACGCTTGCGGTCATGCTCGGCAGTCTTGCGACCGGACCGATCGCGGTTCCGGTTCTGGATCTGCTGCCGCATGTTCCAGGACATGTCCTGGCGGCGGGAGACGGCGCCCCGGACGGGGTTTCCCTGCGGGACTGGATCGTGGTCATGGACATTCGTCTGCCGCGGCTGGTTCTGGGGGCGCTCGTGGGGGCGGCGCTGGCCGTCTCCGGTGCGGTCATGCAGGGGCTTTTCCGCAATCCCCTGGCGGACCCGGGCATTGTCGGCGTTTCGGCCGGCGCCGGTCTCGGCGCGGCGCTGTTCATCGTGCTCGGCAATGCGGCGCTCGCGCCGGTGATGGCGCTTCTCGGCATCTATGCGGTGCCGCTTGCGGCCTTTGCCGGCGGGCTCGTCACGACGCTGCTGCTCTACCGGATCGGCACGCGCGGCGGGATCACCTCGGTGGCAACGCTGCTGCTTGCAGGCATCGCGCTCGGCGCGCTGACGGGAGCGATGACGGGGCTTCTGGTCTATGTCGCCGATGACCAGCAACTGCGTGACCTTCAGTTCTGGGGCCTGGGCTCGCTGGCCGGTTCCAACTGGGAGAAGGTCCTGTCCGCCGCGCCGATCATCCTGGCGATGCTGGTGAGCGTTCCGTTCCTGGCGCGCGGCCTGAACGCCCTGACCCTCGGCGAGGCGGCGGCTGCCCATCTCGGCGTTCGCGTGCAGAGGCTGAAGAACCTCAGCATCCTGCTTGTGGCCGCGGCCACCGGCGCGTCGGTCGCGGTCAGCGGCGGCATCGGGTTTGTCGGCATCGTCGTCCCGCATCTGCTGCGCCTGACCATCGGTCCGGACCATCGTTATCTGCTGCCGGCGTCGGGTCTGCTCGGCGCGTCGTTGCTGATTGCCGCCGACACGCTCGCACGGACCATCGTTGCACCCGCGGAGATGCCGATCGGCATCATCACCGCCTTTGCCGGCGCGCCTTTCTTCCTGTGGATCCTGCTGCGCAAGCGCGGCCTGACAGGTCTTTGA